A DNA window from Capnocytophaga sp. ARDL2 contains the following coding sequences:
- a CDS encoding TerC/Alx family metal homeostasis membrane protein has product MNQIPDDHIINHPWLIAGFAVTVLFMLLLDLGVFNKKSHTISNKEALNWTILWIALSMIFSGVVWWVLDKPYGITDNFSKYQAAYWIEKALSVDNLFVFVLVFKFFKIPKEYQHKVLFWGILGALIFRAVFIFAGVELIKHTFVTLPFLGVDALGNPRELNIILFIFGLFLLFAGFKSAKSDEPDTEDANLSKSFGVRLVHKFFKVSKGFDKDNFFIVENGVKMATPLFLALAVIEITDLVFAVDSIPAIFAIAPDDPFILYTSNIFAILGLRSMYFLLANSMDLFSKLHYGLAVILSFIGVKMIIMPFYHFEPTHSLLIIGGVLTLTILWSLLVRKKNIKIKTS; this is encoded by the coding sequence ATGAATCAAATTCCCGACGATCATATCATCAATCATCCGTGGCTTATTGCAGGATTTGCCGTTACGGTTTTGTTTATGCTCTTGTTAGATTTAGGCGTTTTCAACAAGAAAAGTCATACTATTTCCAACAAAGAAGCACTCAATTGGACAATACTTTGGATAGCATTGTCTATGATTTTTAGTGGTGTAGTGTGGTGGGTACTCGACAAACCTTATGGCATTACTGACAATTTTTCAAAATACCAAGCCGCCTATTGGATAGAAAAAGCACTTTCGGTGGACAATTTATTTGTCTTTGTATTGGTGTTTAAATTTTTCAAAATACCCAAAGAATATCAGCACAAAGTATTGTTTTGGGGGATTTTAGGAGCTTTGATATTTCGTGCCGTATTCATTTTTGCAGGAGTCGAACTCATCAAACACACATTTGTAACGCTTCCGTTTTTGGGTGTAGATGCCTTGGGCAACCCTCGAGAGTTGAACATTATATTGTTTATTTTCGGTTTGTTTTTGTTATTTGCAGGTTTTAAATCGGCAAAATCAGACGAACCCGATACCGAAGATGCCAATTTGTCGAAAAGTTTTGGTGTGCGATTGGTACATAAATTCTTCAAAGTAAGCAAGGGTTTTGACAAAGACAACTTTTTTATTGTAGAAAACGGAGTGAAAATGGCAACTCCTTTATTTCTTGCATTGGCCGTTATAGAAATTACCGATTTGGTATTTGCCGTAGATAGTATTCCAGCCATTTTTGCCATTGCACCCGATGACCCATTTATTCTTTACACATCCAATATTTTTGCAATATTAGGATTGCGTTCGATGTATTTTCTATTGGCAAATTCTATGGATTTGTTCTCCAAATTGCATTACGGATTGGCAGTGATTTTGTCATTTATCGGAGTAAAAATGATTATCATGCCTTTTTACCATTTCGAGCCTACACATTCCTTACTCATTATCGGAGGCGTACTCACTTTGACGATACTTTGGTCATTGTTGGTTCGAAAAAAAAATATAAAAATTAAGACATCATAA
- a CDS encoding acetyl-CoA hydrolase/transferase family protein: protein MNFQPKYVSVEEAVSIVQSGNRVFSHGSACTPTVLLDELARQAHRLKNVEIVSITQQGNVEIAKPVYKDSFFINSLFVSTPVREAVASERGDYVPIFLSEIPILFKNNILELDVAMVTVSPPDKHGYCTLGTSIDIARAAVDSAKKVIAVVNPKMPKTHGDGMIHISRIDKMVWYEQDLYTVNYAEKVTDIELQIGKNVAELIDDRATLQMGIGTIPDSVLKCLHNHKDLGIHTEMLSDGVIDLILNDVITNKHKGYHVNRSVTGFCFGTRRLYDFVNENPSLSFLDIQTVNNPMNIMKNKKMTAINSAIEIDITGQVCADSIGSVQYSGIGGQMDFMRGAALSEDGKPIIALTSRTKKGVPRIVPFLKEGAGVVTTRGHMHYVVTEYGVAYLYGKNLRQRAKELINIAHPDDREELERQAFERFKTSL, encoded by the coding sequence ATGAATTTTCAACCAAAATATGTAAGTGTAGAAGAGGCAGTTTCGATTGTGCAAAGCGGCAATCGAGTGTTTTCTCACGGTAGTGCTTGTACTCCCACGGTATTATTAGACGAATTGGCAAGACAAGCCCACAGACTAAAAAATGTAGAAATCGTTTCAATCACCCAACAAGGGAATGTAGAAATTGCAAAACCAGTCTACAAAGATTCATTTTTTATCAATTCGCTCTTTGTTTCTACTCCAGTCAGAGAAGCTGTGGCAAGCGAACGAGGAGATTATGTGCCTATTTTTTTGAGTGAAATCCCTATTTTGTTCAAAAATAATATATTAGAACTCGATGTAGCGATGGTTACGGTTTCGCCACCAGACAAACACGGCTATTGTACTTTGGGAACATCGATTGATATTGCTCGTGCAGCTGTAGATTCTGCCAAAAAAGTAATCGCAGTAGTCAATCCTAAAATGCCCAAAACTCATGGAGACGGTATGATTCATATCAGCCGTATAGACAAGATGGTGTGGTATGAGCAGGATTTATATACGGTAAATTATGCCGAAAAAGTAACCGACATCGAACTACAAATCGGTAAAAATGTAGCAGAACTCATCGATGACCGTGCAACATTACAAATGGGAATTGGAACCATTCCAGATTCAGTTTTAAAATGTTTGCACAATCACAAAGATTTAGGGATTCATACCGAAATGTTGAGCGATGGAGTGATTGACTTGATATTAAACGATGTGATTACCAACAAACACAAAGGTTATCATGTCAATCGTTCGGTAACGGGGTTCTGTTTTGGAACGCGTAGATTGTATGACTTTGTAAACGAAAATCCATCATTGTCATTTTTGGATATACAGACGGTAAACAACCCGATGAATATCATGAAAAACAAAAAAATGACGGCGATAAACTCTGCGATAGAGATAGATATTACAGGTCAAGTATGTGCAGATTCTATAGGTAGTGTCCAATATTCAGGAATTGGAGGACAAATGGATTTTATGAGAGGAGCGGCATTGAGCGAAGATGGAAAACCTATTATTGCTTTGACTTCTAGAACCAAAAAAGGCGTACCTCGTATTGTGCCGTTTTTGAAAGAGGGAGCAGGAGTAGTTACCACTCGCGGACACATGCATTATGTAGTTACTGAATACGGTGTAGCTTATTTGTATGGAAAAAATTTGCGCCAAAGAGCTAAAGAATTAATCAATATCGCCCACCCCGACGATAGAGAAGAGTTGGAAAGACAGGCATTCGAGCGATTTAAAACATCATTGTAA